The Salvia miltiorrhiza cultivar Shanhuang (shh) chromosome 1, IMPLAD_Smil_shh, whole genome shotgun sequence genome has a window encoding:
- the LOC131004309 gene encoding plasma membrane ATPase 4 isoform X2, whose protein sequence is MGGDKAISLEEIKNETVDLEKVPIEEVFEQLKCTREGLSTEEGANRLQIFGPNKLEEKKESKFLKFLGFMWNPLSWVMEAAAIMAIALANGGGKPPDWQDFVGIVCLLVINSTISFIEENNAGNAAAALMAGLAPKTKVLRDGRWSEQEAAILVPGDIISIKLGDIVPADARLLEGDPLKIDQSALTGESLPVTKNAYDEVFSGSTCKQGELEAVVIATGVHTFFGKAAHLVDSTNQVGHFQKVLTAIGNFCICSIAVGMAAEVIVMYPIQHRPYRKGIDNLLVLLIGGIPIAMPTVLSVTMAIGSHRLSQQGAITKRMTAIEEMAGMDVLCSDKTGTLTLNKLTVDKSLIEVFAKGVDPEHVLLLAARASRTENQDAIDAAIVGTLADPKEARAGIKEVHFFPFNPVDKRTALTYIDSEGNWHRASKGAPEQILTLCNCREDLKKKVHSVIDKFAERGLRSLAVARQEVPEKSKDSPGGPWQFIGLLSLFDPPRHDSAETIRRALNLGVNVKMITGDQLAIGKETGRRLGMGVNMYPSASLLGNHKDESIAGLPVEELIEKADGFAGVFPEHKYEIVKKLQERKHIVGMTGDGVNDAPALKKADIGIAVADATDAARGASDIVLTEPGLSVIISAVLTSRAIFQRMKNYTIYAVSITIRIVFGFMFIALIWKFDFSPFMVLIIAILNDGTIMTISKDRVKPSPLPDSWKLKEIFATGVVLGGYLALMTVIFFWLIHETDFFSDKFGVRSIRDSEDEMMAVLYLQVSIVSQALIFVTRSRSWSFVERPGLLLLTAFMIAQLVATLIAVYANWGFARIQGCGWGWAGVIWIYSIVFYLPLDLMKFAIRYILSGKAWQNLYDNKTAFTTKKDYGKEEREAQWALAQRTLHGLQTPEANNIFNEKSSYRELSEIAEQAKRRAEIARLRELHTLKGHVESVVKLKGLDIETIQQHYTV, encoded by the exons GAAAAAGTCCCAATTGAGGAAGTCTTTGAGCAATTGAAATGCACCAGGGAGGGACTAAGTACCGAAGAAGGGGCCAACAGGCTTCAAATTTTCGGCCCTAACAAGTTGGAAGAGAAGAAG GAAAGCAAATTTCTCAAGTTCCTTGGTTTCATGTGGAATCCACTCTCTTGGGTGATGGAGGCTGCAGCTATCATGGCCATTGCACTGGCCAATGGAGGCGGAAAGCCCCCGGATTGGCAAGATTTTGTTGGTATTGTTTGCCTGCTTGTTATCAACTCTACTATAAGTTTCATTGAAGAGAACAACGCAGGAAATGCTGCTGCAGCCCTTATGGCTGGTCTTGCTCCTAAAACAAAG GTTCTCAGGGATGGTCGATGGAGTGAGCAGGAAGCTGCTATTCTTGTACCTGGAGACATTATCAGCATTAAGCTGGGAGATATTGTCCCTGCTGATGCTCGTCTTCTTGAAGGTGATCCTTTAAAGATTGACCAATCTGCTCTCACAGGAGAATCCTTGCCTGTGACCAAGAACGCGTATGATGAAGTTTTCTCTGGCTCGACTTGCAAACAAGGTGAACTAGAAGCAGTAGTCATTGCAACTGGTGTTCACACTTTCTTTGGAAAGGCGGCACATCTTGTGGACAGCACCAACCAGGTGGGACACTTCCAGAAAGTGCTCACTGCAATTGGTAACTTCTGTATTTGCTCCATCGCCGTTGGTATGGCTGCCGAGGTAATAGTGATGTACCCAATTCAGCACAGGCCATACAGAAAAGGAATAGATAACCTCCTTGTTCTTTTGATCGGAGGCATTCCCATTGCTATGCCCACTGTCTTGTCTGTCACCATGGCTATTGGATCCCACAGGCTATCCCAGCAGGGAGCTATCACCAAGAGAATGACTGCTATTGAGGAAATGGCTGGAATGGATGTCTTGTGTAGTGATAAGACTGGAACTTTGACCCTAAATAAATTGACTGTTGATAAATCCTTGATTGAGGTATTTGCAAAGGGTGTGGATCCTGAGCATGTGCTACTCCTTGCTGCAAGGGCGTCCAGAACTGAAAACCAAGATGCTATTGATGCTGCCATTGTTGGTACGCTTGCTGATCCAAAAGAG GCAAGAGCTGGTATCAAAGAGGTTCACTTCTTTCCTTTCAACCCTGTGGATAAAAGGACTGCTTTGACGTACATTGACTCTGAAGGGAACTGGCACAGAGCTAGCAAGGGAGCCCCTGAGCAG ATTTTGACTCTATGCAACTGCAGAGAAGACTTAAAGAAAAAAGTTCATAGTGTTATCGATAAATTTGCCGAGCGTGGGCTCCGGTCTTTGGCTGTTGCCAGACAG GAAGTACCAGAGAAATCGAAGGATTCCCCAGGTGGTCCATGGCAATTTATTGGACTCTTATCTCTTTTCGATCCTCCCAGACATGACAGTGCTGAGACCATCCGCAGAGCTCTAAACCTCGGTGTCAATGTCAAAATGATTACTG gTGACCAACTTGCCATTGGTAAGGAGACTGGCCGTAGGCTTGGTATGGGAGTAAATATGTACCCATCTGCTTCTTTACTTGGTAATCACAAGGATGAGTCTATAGCCGGCCTTCCCGTTGAAGAACTGATTGAGAAGGCAGATGGTTTTGCTGGGGTGTTTCCAG AGCACAAATATGAAATCGTGAAGAAACTGCAGGAGAGGAAGCACATTGTTGGAATGACTGGTGATGGTGTCAACGATGCCCCTGCTCTGAAGAAGGCAGATATTGGAATTGCTGTTGCTGACGCTACTGACGCTGCAAGAGGCGCTTCTGACATTGTTCTCACTGAACCTGGGCTTAGCGTTATCATTAGTGCAGTGTTGACTAGCAGAGCTATATTCCAGAGAATGAAGAACTATACA ATATATGCAGTGTCTATCACCATCCGTATTGTG TTTGGCTTCATGTTTATTGCATTGATTTGGAAGTTTGATTTCTCCCCCTTCATGGTTTTGATCATTGCCATTCTGAATGATG GTACAATTATGACCATCTCTAAGGATAGAGTGAAGCCATCTCCATTGCCTGATAGCtggaagttgaaagagattttcgCCACTGGTGTAGTTCTTGGAGGCTATCTTGCTCTGATGACTGTTATTTTCTTCTGGCTGATCCATGAAACCGACTTTTTCTCC GACAAATTTGGAGTTAGAAGTATCAGAGACAGCGAGGATGAAATGATGGCTGTTCTATACTTGCAAGTGAGTATTGTTAGCCAAGCCCTAATCTTTGTGACCAGGTCTCGCAGCTGGTCATTCGTGGAACGCCCTGGACTTCTGCTCCTGACTGCTTTCATGATTGCTCAACTG GTTGCGACTCTGATAGCTGTGTATGCCAACTGGGGTTTTGCAAGAATTCAAGGCTGTGGTTGGGGATGGGCTGGTGTTATCTGGATTTACAGCATCGTCTTTTATCTGCCCCTCGACTTGATGAAGTTCGCCATCCGTTACATCTTGAGTGGAAAGGCGTGGCAGAATCTGTATGACAACAAG ACTGCTTTCACAACCAAGAAAGATTACggaaaagaggagagagaagcaCAATGGGCTCTTGCTCAGAGGACTCTGCATGGCCTTCAAACGCCAGAAGCTAACAACATTTTCAACGAGAAGAGCAGCTACCGTGAATTGTCAGAAATCGCAGAACAGGCCAAGAGGAGAGCGGAGATTGCAAG GCTACGGGAGCTGCACACACTCAAGGGGCACGTCGAGTCTGTTGTGAAGCTCAAGGGGCTCGACATTGAGACGATCCAGCAACATTACACCGTCTAA
- the LOC131004309 gene encoding plasma membrane ATPase 4 isoform X1 — MGGDKAISLEEIKNETVDLEKVPIEEVFEQLKCTREGLSTEEGANRLQIFGPNKLEEKKESKFLKFLGFMWNPLSWVMEAAAIMAIALANGGGKPPDWQDFVGIVCLLVINSTISFIEENNAGNAAAALMAGLAPKTKVLRDGRWSEQEAAILVPGDIISIKLGDIVPADARLLEGDPLKIDQSALTGESLPVTKNAYDEVFSGSTCKQGELEAVVIATGVHTFFGKAAHLVDSTNQVGHFQKVLTAIGNFCICSIAVGMAAEVIVMYPIQHRPYRKGIDNLLVLLIGGIPIAMPTVLSVTMAIGSHRLSQQGAITKRMTAIEEMAGMDVLCSDKTGTLTLNKLTVDKSLIEVFAKGVDPEHVLLLAARASRTENQDAIDAAIVGTLADPKEARAGIKEVHFFPFNPVDKRTALTYIDSEGNWHRASKGAPEQILTLCNCREDLKKKVHSVIDKFAERGLRSLAVARQEVPEKSKDSPGGPWQFIGLLSLFDPPRHDSAETIRRALNLGVNVKMITGDQLAIGKETGRRLGMGVNMYPSASLLGNHKDESIAGLPVEELIEKADGFAGVFPEHKYEIVKKLQERKHIVGMTGDGVNDAPALKKADIGIAVADATDAARGASDIVLTEPGLSVIISAVLTSRAIFQRMKNYTIYAVSITIRIVFGFMFIALIWKFDFSPFMVLIIAILNDGTIMTISKDRVKPSPLPDSWKLKEIFATGVVLGGYLALMTVIFFWLIHETDFFSDKFGVRSIRDSEDEMMAVLYLQVSIVSQALIFVTRSRSWSFVERPGLLLLTAFMIAQLVATLIAVYANWGFARIQGCGWGWAGVIWIYSIVFYLPLDLMKFAIRYILSGKAWQNLYDNKTAFTTKKDYGKEEREAQWALAQRTLHGLQTPEANNIFNEKSSYRELSEIAEQAKRRAEIARYKLNLVQCIIPLVENELKLVGHNSTGYGSCTHSRGTSSLL; from the exons GAAAAAGTCCCAATTGAGGAAGTCTTTGAGCAATTGAAATGCACCAGGGAGGGACTAAGTACCGAAGAAGGGGCCAACAGGCTTCAAATTTTCGGCCCTAACAAGTTGGAAGAGAAGAAG GAAAGCAAATTTCTCAAGTTCCTTGGTTTCATGTGGAATCCACTCTCTTGGGTGATGGAGGCTGCAGCTATCATGGCCATTGCACTGGCCAATGGAGGCGGAAAGCCCCCGGATTGGCAAGATTTTGTTGGTATTGTTTGCCTGCTTGTTATCAACTCTACTATAAGTTTCATTGAAGAGAACAACGCAGGAAATGCTGCTGCAGCCCTTATGGCTGGTCTTGCTCCTAAAACAAAG GTTCTCAGGGATGGTCGATGGAGTGAGCAGGAAGCTGCTATTCTTGTACCTGGAGACATTATCAGCATTAAGCTGGGAGATATTGTCCCTGCTGATGCTCGTCTTCTTGAAGGTGATCCTTTAAAGATTGACCAATCTGCTCTCACAGGAGAATCCTTGCCTGTGACCAAGAACGCGTATGATGAAGTTTTCTCTGGCTCGACTTGCAAACAAGGTGAACTAGAAGCAGTAGTCATTGCAACTGGTGTTCACACTTTCTTTGGAAAGGCGGCACATCTTGTGGACAGCACCAACCAGGTGGGACACTTCCAGAAAGTGCTCACTGCAATTGGTAACTTCTGTATTTGCTCCATCGCCGTTGGTATGGCTGCCGAGGTAATAGTGATGTACCCAATTCAGCACAGGCCATACAGAAAAGGAATAGATAACCTCCTTGTTCTTTTGATCGGAGGCATTCCCATTGCTATGCCCACTGTCTTGTCTGTCACCATGGCTATTGGATCCCACAGGCTATCCCAGCAGGGAGCTATCACCAAGAGAATGACTGCTATTGAGGAAATGGCTGGAATGGATGTCTTGTGTAGTGATAAGACTGGAACTTTGACCCTAAATAAATTGACTGTTGATAAATCCTTGATTGAGGTATTTGCAAAGGGTGTGGATCCTGAGCATGTGCTACTCCTTGCTGCAAGGGCGTCCAGAACTGAAAACCAAGATGCTATTGATGCTGCCATTGTTGGTACGCTTGCTGATCCAAAAGAG GCAAGAGCTGGTATCAAAGAGGTTCACTTCTTTCCTTTCAACCCTGTGGATAAAAGGACTGCTTTGACGTACATTGACTCTGAAGGGAACTGGCACAGAGCTAGCAAGGGAGCCCCTGAGCAG ATTTTGACTCTATGCAACTGCAGAGAAGACTTAAAGAAAAAAGTTCATAGTGTTATCGATAAATTTGCCGAGCGTGGGCTCCGGTCTTTGGCTGTTGCCAGACAG GAAGTACCAGAGAAATCGAAGGATTCCCCAGGTGGTCCATGGCAATTTATTGGACTCTTATCTCTTTTCGATCCTCCCAGACATGACAGTGCTGAGACCATCCGCAGAGCTCTAAACCTCGGTGTCAATGTCAAAATGATTACTG gTGACCAACTTGCCATTGGTAAGGAGACTGGCCGTAGGCTTGGTATGGGAGTAAATATGTACCCATCTGCTTCTTTACTTGGTAATCACAAGGATGAGTCTATAGCCGGCCTTCCCGTTGAAGAACTGATTGAGAAGGCAGATGGTTTTGCTGGGGTGTTTCCAG AGCACAAATATGAAATCGTGAAGAAACTGCAGGAGAGGAAGCACATTGTTGGAATGACTGGTGATGGTGTCAACGATGCCCCTGCTCTGAAGAAGGCAGATATTGGAATTGCTGTTGCTGACGCTACTGACGCTGCAAGAGGCGCTTCTGACATTGTTCTCACTGAACCTGGGCTTAGCGTTATCATTAGTGCAGTGTTGACTAGCAGAGCTATATTCCAGAGAATGAAGAACTATACA ATATATGCAGTGTCTATCACCATCCGTATTGTG TTTGGCTTCATGTTTATTGCATTGATTTGGAAGTTTGATTTCTCCCCCTTCATGGTTTTGATCATTGCCATTCTGAATGATG GTACAATTATGACCATCTCTAAGGATAGAGTGAAGCCATCTCCATTGCCTGATAGCtggaagttgaaagagattttcgCCACTGGTGTAGTTCTTGGAGGCTATCTTGCTCTGATGACTGTTATTTTCTTCTGGCTGATCCATGAAACCGACTTTTTCTCC GACAAATTTGGAGTTAGAAGTATCAGAGACAGCGAGGATGAAATGATGGCTGTTCTATACTTGCAAGTGAGTATTGTTAGCCAAGCCCTAATCTTTGTGACCAGGTCTCGCAGCTGGTCATTCGTGGAACGCCCTGGACTTCTGCTCCTGACTGCTTTCATGATTGCTCAACTG GTTGCGACTCTGATAGCTGTGTATGCCAACTGGGGTTTTGCAAGAATTCAAGGCTGTGGTTGGGGATGGGCTGGTGTTATCTGGATTTACAGCATCGTCTTTTATCTGCCCCTCGACTTGATGAAGTTCGCCATCCGTTACATCTTGAGTGGAAAGGCGTGGCAGAATCTGTATGACAACAAG ACTGCTTTCACAACCAAGAAAGATTACggaaaagaggagagagaagcaCAATGGGCTCTTGCTCAGAGGACTCTGCATGGCCTTCAAACGCCAGAAGCTAACAACATTTTCAACGAGAAGAGCAGCTACCGTGAATTGTCAGAAATCGCAGAACAGGCCAAGAGGAGAGCGGAGATTGCAAGGTACAAACTCAACTTAGTTCAATGTATTATTCCTTTGGTTGAAAATGAGCTAAAACTTGTAGGCCATAATTCCACAGGCTACGGGAGCTGCACACACTCAAGGGGCACGTCGAGTCTGTTGTGA
- the LOC131004685 gene encoding uncharacterized protein LOC131004685, with protein sequence MSVALIDTSFVSNPLTLSFRHRSIPAGAKRVSISCRHAPEGDRSNDSTRKSENQLAKLALAAMAVGVITLGSVDPAAAAKTGGRVGGQAFRPSAPRASAPRPNNNSRTNIYINPPVAPPLVGGYGYGFGVPYYGGWGWSPFSFFAPAPGVAVGVGGGFDLFLLFILLGAVSAFVRRFFRPRQDDDQY encoded by the exons ATGTCAGTTGCTTTAATCGACACCAGCTTCGTCTCCAACCCTTTGACACTCTCGTTCAGACACAGAAGCATCCCAGCTGGCGCAAAACGCGTTTCCATATCCTGCCGGCACGCCCCAGAAGGAGACCGCAGCAATGATTCCACAAG GAAAAGTGAGAATCAGCTGGCGAAGCTGGCTTTGGCTGCGATGGCGGTTGGGGTAATCACACTGGGATCTGTTGatccggccgccgccgccaagACTGGCGGCAGGGTTGGTGGCCAAGCTTTCCGCCCATCGGCGCCGCGGGCTTCCGCCCCAAGACCCAACAACAATTCAAG GACGAATATATACATCAATCCGCCAGTGGCCCCTCCTCTAGTGGGTGGATATGGGTATGGCTTTGGTGTGCCATATTATGGCGGATGGGGGTGGTCTCCCTTCTCATTTTTCGCCCCAGCGCCAGGCGTTGCTGTTGGGGTTGGAGGTGGATTCGACctttttcttctcttcattCTTCTTGGAGCTGTTTCAGCCTTTGTCAGGAGATTCTTCAGACCAAGACAAGACGATGATCAATACTAA